The Chroicocephalus ridibundus chromosome 3, bChrRid1.1, whole genome shotgun sequence genome has a segment encoding these proteins:
- the LOC134512950 gene encoding protein ELYS-like, translating to MQELTAEVTSSLLQFPEVTLQALGEDEGTLGSVLCGRFSGGRNGLAWLARGPHLEVVNCVTGERLSAYRFSGVNEQPPTVRVVKEFSWEKRTGLLVGLEDAEGSVLCLYDLGLSRVVKAVVLPGRVTAIEPIANHGGPSVSTQHLHQSLRWLFGVAAVATDAGHLLLVDLSLDDCSCTQNDIEALDLEVVTKNPAEVAQRRETVTSEGRHLCFQLQNASGTAVSALCYISRSNQLVVGFSDGYLSLWNMKTLKREHHAQLEGGRIPVYAVTFQEPENDPRNCCYLWAVQSTQESEGDVVSLHLQQLAFGDRKRVASGQVMYEGLEYRGEKFSVDLTGGVFPLRGQMSTKLISCQTVEKFRSDVDGKDSVNEVTSPDTSVSVFSWQVNTYGQGKPSTYLGVFDINRWYSAQMPDSLRPEEFPHECPYFALWSLDTVVSVTSPKLLLDILVHERSLSRGVPPSYPPPERFFHPGNYNFDGTCLLTSGVVHMTCTGFQKETLNFLKKSGPSIWEAIQESYNRCLVAGLLSPRPVDVQPSSLSQEEQLEAVLSAAVQTGSVGLLTGCIKHWISEEQPRSAGNLRFVLEWTWNQVISTKEEFDQICVPLFDGSCNFIDPQTLRSLQRCQLLLSNLSTVLNCFLTEAQELTEKGFADVTNKQAVTGLISLYARVVIWFCRSGLLPEGLDDDTRLSRPFYNYPLIESYYTGQRQKLERLSRGKWDSDCLMVDGMVSQLGDQVEKLWRRDAGGTGKYPPASLHALLDLYLLESIEENCKHAITIYLLLDIKRSFPSETETSIDSFATAFGMPWGLVKLVEGFWLLDHNDYENSLALLFHPATIKTASWQHKRIIQSLLCQGEHGQALRYIQLMRPPTASSGEVQLLLTVLLSNRCMVEAWGLLHQHAAQANLEDLLKHMYEMCREMGLMEDLLKLPFTDTNDHDPRLRERAVARNSALPQYGKILPRIQRKLAVERAKPYHLPASVVREVSRPTPLSTVTNPANAGHLCTRENFLSAVLCKTGEVWEGNEQETGFSRVDRPRATGPPAITHPLPGAEWRDAFVGTPVTKSSWKRSRLPDLMVHPVPSCSAAQSPCRASTSFMPSSPPRSNMHGSISQNNFSGGSELNLLTTPPVVKRAKVLATSASGVPGFTPRSILRSNLRTTPLATPSASPGRSVTPPLRAKKPRVSFREENSNAEWTVGKLSCVAESTLYVSNVTPSSDLKGKAAFHCPWFHLGQFEAGLFGNDYCMNRLFFNFR from the exons atgcaagagctaacagctgaggtaacgagcagtctgctgcagtttccagaggtgactcttcaggcacttggggaagatgagggaaccctcggctctgtgctgtgcgggaggttttctggag ggagaaacggcctggcgtggttggcacgtggtcctcaccttgaggtggtgaactgtgtgacaggagagcggctctctgcgtaccgtttcagtggagtcaatgaacagcctcccactgttcgcgtggtgaaggagttttcctgggagaagagaactggactgctggttgggttggaagacgcagagggaagtgttctctgtctgtacgaccttggactctcaagagtggttaaagcagttgttcttcccgggagg gtaaccgctatagaacccatagcgaatcacggaggacccagcgtgagcactcagcacctccatcagagtctgcgatggctctttggggtggcagcagtggctacagatgctggccatctgcttctggttgaccttagtttggatgattgctcctgcactcagaatgatatcgaagcattgg atctagaagttgtcactaaaaatcctgctgaagttgcacaaagaagagaaactgtgaccagcgaagggagacatctctgttttcaactacaaaatgcttccggaacagcagtatcagccctgtgctacataagcagaagcaaccagctcgttgtgggtttctcggatggctacctgtcgctctggaatatgaaaactttgaagagaga gcaccacgctcagcttgaaggagggaggattcctgtctatgctgtcacttttcaagagcctgagaatgatcctcgcaattgttgctacttgtgggctgttcagtctacgcaggaaag tgaaggtgatgtggtgagtttacacctgcagcagttagcgtttggtgacagaaaacgcgtggcctcaggacaagtcatgtatgag ggtttggaataccgtggcgaaaagttcagtgtagatctcacgggtggagtctttcccttgagaggccagatgagtactaaattaatcagctgccagactgtcgaaaaattccgcagcgacgttgacggaaaggatagcgtaaatgaag tcacgtctcctgacaccagtgtctcagtcttcagttggcaagtgaatacgtacggtcagggaaaaccatctacttacctgggtgtatttgacattaatcgctggtattctgctcaaatgccagattcgctaag gccggaagaattccctcatgagtgcccctattttgcactgtggtcgctggataccgtagtgagcgtgacttctccgaagctccttttggatattctggtccatgagcggagtctaagtcggggagttcctccttcttatccaccacctgagcggttttttcatccaggcaactataactttg atggtacgtgcttgctgacctccggagtcgttcacatgacttgcaccggcttccagaaggag accttgaattttttgaagaaatctggcccttcaatatgggaagccattcaggagagctacaataggtgtcttgtagctggcttgctgtctccaagaccagttgatgtccagccatccagtttgagtcag gaggagcagctggaagcagtattgtcagctgctgtccagacaggttctgtgggacttctgactggatgcattaaacattggatatctgaag agcagccaaggtctgctggtaatttacggtttgttcttgagtggacatggaaccaagtgatctctacaaaggaagaatttgaccaaatct gtgttccgctgtttgatggctcttgcaacttcattgacccccagacattacggtctctccagcgctgccagttgcttttgagcaaccttagcacggtcttaaactgttttctcacagaagcacaagagcttactgaaaaag gttttgcagacgtgacaaataagcaagcggtaaccggcctcatttctttgtatgcacgagtggtcatctggttctgtcgatccggtctccttccagagggtttag atgacgatacgcgtttgtcaagacctttctacaattatcctctgattgagagctactatactggtcagcgacagaaacttgagcgtttatcaag aggaaaatgggactcggactgcttgatggttgatggaatggtttcccagttaggagaccaagtggagaagctgtggcggagagatgcaggaggaactgggaaatacccgcctgccagtttgcat gcactgctggatctctatttgctagaaagcattgaagaaaactgcaaacacgcaatt acaatttacttgctgctggatatcaagcgttcctttccgagtgagacagagacttcaatcgactcctttgcaactgcctttggcatgccttggggacttgttaagcttgttgaaggtttttggcttctagatcacaatgattacgaa aattcactggccctgctctttcatcccgctacaatcaaaacggcgtcatggcagcacaagagaattattcagtccctcctgtgccaaggggagcatgggcaagccctcagatacatccagctgatgaggccacccacggcaagcagcggggaagtgcagcttctcctcactgtgttgctctccaatag gtgcatggtggaggcttggggtctgttgcaccaacatgccgctcaggcaaacttagaagacctcttaaaacacatgtacgaaatgtgccgggagatgggcctgatggaagacttgctgaagctgcctttcacagacacc aatgaTCATGATCCTCGCTTGAGAGAGAGGGCAGTTGCCCGAAATTCTGCATTaccccaatatggcaagatccttccacgaattcaaaggaagctggccgtagagagagccaagccttACCATTTGCCTGCGTCGGTCGTaagagaag tctcaagaccaacgCCATTATCCACAGTAACAAACCCAGCTAATGCAGGACATTTGTGTACTAGAGAAAATTTCCTCAGTGCTGTATTGTGCAAAACTGGAGaagtctgggaaggaaatgagcaggaaacCGGTTTCTCACGTGTTGATAG acCTCGAGCTACAGGACCACCAGCCATAACACatcctctccctggtgcagagTGGCGCGATGCATTTGTTGGGACGCCAGTTACGAAATCTTCATGGAAGCGTTC CAGGTTGCCTGATTTGATGGTCCATCCCGTTCCTTCatgttctgcagcacagtcacCATGCAGAGCTTCCACTTCGTTCATGCCATCCAGCCCACCGAGATCAAATATGCATGGTTCCatctcacaaaataatttttcaggaggcTCAGAGCTGAATTTACTTACCACTCCTCCTGTGGTtaag agagctAAAGTTTTGGCCACATCTGCTTCTGGTGTTCCTGGGTTTACTCCTCGGTCTATTCTCAGATCCAACCTTCGCACCACTCCCCTAGCTACTCCCTCCGCGTCTCCGGGACGATCGGTCACTCCTCCTTTACGAGCAAAGAAACCTAGAGTATCATTCAGGGAGGAGAACTCGAACGCAGAATGGACTGTTGGG AAGCTGTCGTGtgtagcagagagtacactgtatgtttctaacgtcacacccagcagtgatctgaaaggaaaagcagcatttcactgtccttGGTTTCATCTGGGTCAGTTTGAAGCCGGTctctttggtaatgactattgcatgaacaggcttttttttaactttcgGTGA